Proteins from a genomic interval of Microbacterium abyssi:
- the rplS gene encoding 50S ribosomal protein L19 has translation MQILDAVDAASLRSDIPDFRPGDTVKVHVNITEGTRSRIQVFQGVVLGRQGDGVRETFTVRKISFQVGVERTFPVHSPVIDHIEVVTRGDVRRAKLYYLRNLRGKKAKIKEKRDN, from the coding sequence ATGCAGATCCTGGACGCCGTCGACGCGGCTTCGCTCCGTTCCGACATTCCCGACTTCCGCCCCGGTGACACCGTCAAGGTGCACGTCAACATCACCGAGGGCACCCGCTCCCGCATCCAGGTCTTCCAGGGCGTCGTGCTCGGTCGCCAGGGCGACGGTGTGCGCGAGACCTTCACGGTCCGCAAGATCAGCTTCCAGGTGGGCGTCGAGCGCACCTTCCCGGTGCACTCCCCGGTGATCGACCACATCGAGGTCGTCACCCGCGGTGACGTGCGTCGCGCGAAGCTCTACTACCTCCGCAACCTGCGCGGCAAGAAGGCCAAGATCAAGGAGAAGCGCGACAACTGA
- a CDS encoding MFS transporter permease → MWLRRAFYRWMFPAAVVLPLWLMIGWGIFNAGGWAFLWVLFIAIPSVFVGQLVLTLLQRARPSARETRTASWWDVLGFGVWHALTIAVGCYPEAWFPLLLIGAIAVALALFWLMLWQLWGEARTAGPGIRFLGTTPRDAEPEPSRRSPADADVFIIREKPDAGS, encoded by the coding sequence ATGTGGTTGCGGCGCGCGTTCTATCGCTGGATGTTCCCGGCGGCGGTCGTGCTGCCGCTGTGGCTGATGATCGGCTGGGGCATCTTCAATGCTGGCGGCTGGGCGTTCCTGTGGGTGCTGTTCATCGCGATCCCCTCCGTGTTCGTCGGGCAGCTCGTGCTGACACTCCTCCAGCGGGCGCGGCCGTCCGCCAGGGAGACCCGTACGGCGTCGTGGTGGGATGTGCTCGGCTTCGGCGTCTGGCACGCGCTCACGATCGCTGTCGGATGCTATCCGGAAGCGTGGTTCCCGCTCCTGCTCATTGGTGCGATCGCCGTCGCACTCGCGCTGTTCTGGCTGATGCTGTGGCAGCTGTGGGGCGAGGCCCGCACGGCGGGTCCCGGCATCCGGTTCCTCGGGACAACGCCCAGGGATGCGGAGCCCGAGCCGTCGCGGCGTTCGCCCGCCGACGCGGATGTGTTCATCATCAGGGAGAAGCCCGACGCCGGCAGCTGA
- the map gene encoding type I methionyl aminopeptidase: MIELRTPAEIEEMRAAGRFVAETLATLREETKVGTNLLTIDRKAHDLIRKGGAESCYIDYAPSFGNGPFGKVICTSINDAVLHGLPHDYTLRDGDLVSLDFAVAVDGWVADSAVSFVVGTPRDEDLRLIDTTERALDAAIAAATVGNRIGDISAAVAQVAHGEGYSINTDFGGHGVGRTMHGDPHVANDGRAGRGFPLRDGLVLALEPWFLATTDELRTDEDGWTLRSADGSRGAHSEHTVAITADGPIVLTDRSFLGVK; the protein is encoded by the coding sequence ATGATCGAACTGCGCACCCCGGCCGAGATCGAAGAGATGCGAGCTGCGGGACGTTTCGTCGCCGAGACCCTGGCGACGCTGCGCGAAGAGACGAAGGTGGGCACCAATCTGCTCACGATCGACCGCAAGGCTCACGATCTGATCCGCAAGGGCGGCGCGGAGTCCTGCTACATCGACTACGCCCCCTCGTTCGGCAACGGCCCGTTCGGCAAGGTCATCTGCACGTCGATCAACGACGCCGTGCTGCACGGACTCCCCCACGACTACACGCTGCGCGACGGCGACCTCGTCTCGCTGGACTTCGCGGTCGCCGTAGACGGCTGGGTCGCGGACTCGGCGGTCTCCTTCGTGGTCGGCACGCCTCGGGACGAGGATCTCCGGCTGATCGACACGACCGAGCGCGCTCTGGATGCCGCGATCGCCGCGGCGACCGTCGGCAACCGCATCGGCGACATCTCGGCGGCTGTCGCCCAGGTCGCCCACGGTGAGGGCTACTCGATCAACACCGACTTCGGCGGCCACGGCGTGGGTCGCACGATGCACGGCGACCCGCACGTCGCGAACGATGGTCGCGCCGGGCGCGGCTTCCCGCTGCGCGACGGCCTGGTCCTCGCGCTGGAGCCCTGGTTCCTCGCCACCACCGACGAGCTGCGCACCGACGAGGACGGCTGGACGCTGCGCAGTGCCGACGGCTCGCGCGGCGCGCACTCCGAGCACACGGTGGCGATCACCGCGGACGGCCCGATCGTCCTGACCGACCGCAGCTTCCTCGGCGTCAAGTAG
- a CDS encoding pyrimidine dimer DNA glycosylase/endonuclease V, giving the protein MRLWSVHPRYLDRQALVACWRETLLAQKVLCGETRGYTRHPQLERFQAQEDPVASVGAYLEGVAAEADARRYRFDRTRIRRPSAAVPLIDVTNGQLTLEWMHLKAKLATRSPEVLARWQDVAAPDPHPLFRVVPGPRAAWERAT; this is encoded by the coding sequence ATGAGGCTCTGGTCGGTGCATCCGCGCTACCTCGATCGGCAGGCGCTCGTCGCCTGCTGGCGGGAGACGCTGCTCGCGCAGAAAGTTCTCTGCGGCGAGACGCGCGGGTACACGCGGCATCCGCAACTCGAGCGCTTTCAGGCGCAGGAGGATCCGGTCGCGTCTGTGGGCGCGTACCTCGAGGGCGTCGCCGCCGAAGCCGATGCACGCAGGTATCGCTTCGATCGCACTCGCATCCGACGCCCGTCGGCGGCCGTGCCGCTGATCGATGTCACGAACGGGCAACTGACGCTGGAGTGGATGCACTTGAAAGCCAAGCTCGCCACCCGCAGCCCCGAGGTCCTCGCCCGCTGGCAGGACGTCGCGGCGCCCGACCCGCACCCTCTCTTCCGCGTCGTCCCCGGCCCGCGCGCGGCGTGGGAGCGCGCCACTTGA
- a CDS encoding class I SAM-dependent methyltransferase codes for MVDQELAKAFEGIGEEYDRYRPGFPDAAADVILPEGVDAVLDLGAGTGKFTALLLDRAERVTAVEPSATMLEVLRVKLPTVEALAGGAESIPLPDGAVDAVTVAQAFHWFDRDAACAEIRRVLVPGGVLGLLWNHSDPTCAWDRACHRVAHPAVTEDADSTTASAADELPGFAFDHRTETSWSEQISRADYIRRWLTVSSFLAADEDTRTDMVARLDSILDTDPATVGRDTFTLPMITDVFVYRAVGSGG; via the coding sequence ATGGTGGACCAGGAGCTGGCGAAGGCGTTCGAAGGCATCGGCGAGGAGTACGACCGGTACCGGCCGGGGTTCCCGGATGCCGCGGCTGATGTGATCCTGCCGGAGGGCGTGGATGCCGTGCTCGATCTGGGCGCGGGGACCGGCAAGTTCACCGCGCTGCTGCTGGATCGCGCCGAGCGCGTGACCGCCGTCGAGCCATCCGCGACGATGCTCGAGGTGCTTCGTGTGAAGCTGCCGACCGTCGAGGCGCTGGCCGGCGGCGCGGAGAGCATCCCGCTGCCGGACGGGGCGGTGGATGCCGTCACGGTGGCGCAGGCGTTCCACTGGTTCGACCGGGATGCCGCGTGCGCCGAGATCAGGCGTGTGCTCGTGCCGGGCGGCGTGCTCGGGCTGCTCTGGAACCACTCCGATCCGACGTGCGCATGGGATCGCGCGTGCCACCGCGTGGCGCACCCGGCTGTCACTGAGGATGCCGATTCGACGACGGCCTCCGCTGCTGACGAGCTGCCGGGGTTCGCCTTCGACCATCGCACCGAGACCTCCTGGTCGGAGCAGATCAGCCGTGCCGACTACATCCGCCGCTGGCTCACGGTCAGCAGCTTCCTTGCCGCTGACGAAGACACCCGCACCGACATGGTCGCCCGGCTCGACAGCATCCTCGACACCGATCCGGCGACCGTCGGCCGCGACACGTTCACCCTGCCGATGATCACCGACGTCTTCGTGTACCGCGCGGTCGGTTCCGGCGGATGA
- a CDS encoding ABC-F family ATP-binding cassette domain-containing protein, translated as MLAVHDLEIRVGARLLMENVSFRVADGDKIGLVGRNGAGKTTLTKVLAGDLLPSGGKVTKSGELGYLPQDPRSGDPEMLARTRILDARGLGSIQLGMAKAAEDMASTDAAIADKAMRKFANFTERFESLGGYAAEAEAASIANNLSLPDRILDQPLKSLSGGQRRRIELARILFSDAETMILDEPTNHLDADSVIWLREFLKNYKGGLIVISHDVEIVGETVNRVFYLDANRQNIDIYNMNWKNYLRQRVADEERRKKERANAEKKATSLQQQAARFGAKASKAAAAHQMVARAEKLLAGLDDVREVDRVAKLRFPKPAPCGKTPLMASGLSKSYGSLEIFTDVDLAIDRGSKVVVLGLNGAGKTTLLRMLAGVDQPDTGQLEPGHGLKVGYYAQEHENLDVDRSVLQNMVSAAPHITETEARRVLGSFLFTGDDVLKPAGVLSGGEKTRLSLATLVVSSANLLLLDEPTNNLDPASREEILDALAHYEGAVVLVSHDPGAVQSLNPERVLILPDGVEDIWNQEYQDLIELA; from the coding sequence GTGCTTGCCGTGCACGACCTCGAGATTCGCGTGGGCGCCCGCCTCCTGATGGAGAACGTGTCGTTCCGCGTCGCCGACGGCGACAAGATCGGCCTGGTCGGACGCAACGGCGCCGGCAAGACCACCCTCACCAAGGTGCTCGCCGGTGACCTGCTGCCGTCTGGCGGCAAGGTGACGAAGTCCGGCGAGCTCGGATACCTGCCGCAGGATCCTCGCTCAGGCGACCCCGAGATGCTCGCACGCACCCGCATCCTGGATGCCCGAGGACTGGGATCGATTCAGCTCGGCATGGCGAAGGCCGCCGAGGACATGGCATCCACCGACGCCGCCATCGCCGACAAGGCGATGCGGAAGTTCGCGAACTTCACCGAGAGGTTCGAATCACTCGGAGGCTACGCGGCCGAGGCGGAGGCGGCATCCATCGCCAACAACCTCTCACTGCCCGATCGCATCCTCGACCAGCCGCTGAAGAGCCTCTCCGGTGGTCAGCGCCGTCGCATCGAGCTGGCCCGCATCCTGTTCTCGGATGCGGAGACGATGATCCTCGATGAGCCGACCAACCACCTCGATGCCGACAGCGTCATCTGGCTGCGCGAGTTCCTGAAGAACTACAAGGGCGGGCTGATCGTGATCAGCCACGACGTCGAGATCGTCGGCGAGACCGTGAACCGAGTGTTCTACCTGGACGCGAACCGGCAGAACATCGACATCTACAACATGAACTGGAAGAACTACCTGCGTCAACGGGTAGCCGACGAAGAACGGCGCAAGAAGGAGCGTGCGAACGCCGAGAAGAAGGCGACCTCGCTGCAGCAGCAGGCCGCCCGCTTCGGGGCGAAGGCGTCGAAGGCCGCGGCCGCGCACCAGATGGTCGCCCGTGCCGAGAAACTGCTGGCGGGACTGGACGACGTGCGCGAGGTCGACCGGGTCGCCAAGCTGCGGTTCCCGAAGCCGGCGCCGTGCGGCAAGACGCCGCTGATGGCCTCCGGCCTGTCGAAGTCGTACGGGTCGCTGGAGATCTTCACCGACGTCGACCTCGCGATCGACCGCGGATCCAAGGTGGTCGTGCTCGGCCTGAACGGTGCCGGAAAGACGACACTGCTGCGCATGCTCGCCGGCGTCGACCAGCCCGACACCGGCCAGCTCGAGCCGGGTCACGGGCTCAAGGTCGGCTACTACGCGCAGGAGCACGAGAACCTCGACGTCGATCGATCGGTGCTGCAGAACATGGTCTCCGCGGCACCGCACATCACCGAGACCGAGGCGCGCCGCGTGCTCGGATCGTTTCTGTTCACGGGCGACGACGTGCTCAAGCCCGCGGGCGTCCTCTCGGGCGGTGAGAAGACCCGCCTGTCGCTCGCGACGCTGGTGGTGTCGTCGGCTAACCTCCTGCTGCTCGACGAGCCCACCAACAACCTCGACCCCGCGTCGCGCGAGGAGATCCTCGACGCGCTCGCGCACTACGAGGGAGCTGTGGTGCTGGTCTCGCACGACCCCGGCGCGGTGCAGTCGCTGAACCCCGAGCGCGTGCTGATCCTGCCCGACGGTGTCGAGGACATCTGGAACCAGGAGTACCAGGACCTCATCGAGCTCGCGTAG
- a CDS encoding DedA family protein codes for MDIINELILQAAASPWLYLVMFATAVIDGFFPPIPSETVLVAAAAVAASTGGTNLWLLCALAAIGAMIGDNIAYAIGRSVGTTRFAWMRRPRVAAAFARAQSTLTRSGAPLILGARYIPVGRVVVNMSAGALGYPWRRFLPLSALAGITWALYSAGIGILAGHWLEDQPLLSAVLGVAFALVIGLIIDRVTAFRRRRRALADDAVIVVPADAVREASPAEVAG; via the coding sequence GTGGACATCATCAACGAGCTCATCCTGCAGGCCGCCGCTTCTCCGTGGCTGTACCTCGTCATGTTCGCGACGGCCGTGATCGATGGCTTCTTCCCGCCGATCCCCAGCGAGACCGTCCTGGTCGCGGCGGCGGCGGTCGCGGCATCCACAGGCGGCACGAACCTGTGGTTGCTGTGCGCGCTCGCGGCGATCGGCGCGATGATCGGCGACAACATCGCCTACGCGATCGGCCGCTCCGTCGGCACGACCCGCTTCGCGTGGATGCGACGTCCCCGCGTCGCCGCGGCTTTCGCACGTGCCCAGAGCACACTCACCCGCAGCGGCGCGCCCCTCATCCTCGGCGCCCGCTACATCCCCGTCGGCCGGGTCGTGGTGAACATGTCCGCCGGAGCGCTCGGCTACCCGTGGCGCCGGTTCCTGCCGCTGAGCGCGCTCGCCGGCATCACCTGGGCGCTGTACAGCGCCGGCATCGGCATCCTCGCCGGCCACTGGCTCGAGGACCAGCCGCTGCTCAGCGCCGTCCTCGGCGTCGCGTTCGCCCTCGTCATCGGCCTGATCATCGATCGCGTGACGGCGTTCCGGCGCCGCCGCCGCGCACTGGCGGACGACGCCGTCATCGTTGTGCCCGCGGATGCCGTTCGCGAGGCCAGCCCGGCCGAGGTGGCAGGATGA
- a CDS encoding sensor histidine kinase, producing the protein MRAKKERKERRKKPSRRLRLWPRDRTTALVVILAAIAVVLYSVLVPIHAAAYGSPVAVTMTLGLAAVGAPLVSVRYPNLAIILFTASSVLIPLMVARDAAVGAPWPWSVPMLIAFAVVVAAITFRHGWRPGLIQLVLGTAAGVTAAVMLPSVPSGNSLIVTTSIVSGVYLVAVLLAGRLRLGEELTRERAHTAKEQSRRELVEERTRIARELHDVVAHSMSLIQVQASTARYRVPDLASEAASEFDDIAASARGALTEMRRILGVLRTEDQTAELAPQRGIDDVPALVETIRRAGAAVSLSQAVSDEVSAATQLATYRITQEALSNAVRHAPGSPISVSLMADDTDVTVTIRNEYDGEPAGSPGGHGLRGMTERATLLGGTVTAGPDAAGFWIVTARMPRHPITPATEGPQ; encoded by the coding sequence ATGAGGGCGAAGAAGGAGCGGAAAGAACGCAGGAAGAAGCCCTCCCGCCGTCTCCGGCTGTGGCCCCGCGACCGCACGACCGCGCTCGTGGTGATCCTCGCCGCCATCGCCGTCGTCCTGTACTCGGTGCTCGTACCCATTCACGCGGCAGCGTACGGCTCCCCGGTCGCCGTGACCATGACACTCGGACTCGCGGCGGTGGGCGCTCCCCTGGTGTCGGTGCGGTATCCGAACCTCGCGATCATCCTGTTCACGGCATCCAGCGTGCTCATCCCGCTCATGGTGGCGCGCGATGCGGCGGTCGGCGCGCCGTGGCCGTGGTCGGTGCCCATGCTGATCGCCTTCGCCGTCGTGGTGGCCGCGATCACCTTCCGGCACGGCTGGCGCCCCGGGCTGATCCAGCTCGTGCTGGGCACGGCCGCAGGAGTGACGGCCGCCGTCATGCTGCCGTCCGTCCCCAGCGGCAACTCCCTCATCGTGACGACCTCGATCGTCAGCGGTGTCTACCTCGTCGCGGTCCTGCTCGCCGGACGCCTACGTCTGGGCGAGGAGCTCACCCGCGAACGCGCGCACACCGCGAAGGAGCAGTCCCGGCGCGAGCTCGTGGAAGAGCGCACCCGCATCGCACGCGAGCTGCACGATGTGGTGGCGCACAGCATGTCGCTCATCCAGGTGCAGGCGTCCACCGCGCGGTATCGCGTCCCCGACCTCGCGTCCGAGGCCGCGTCCGAGTTCGACGACATCGCCGCGTCCGCGCGCGGCGCCCTCACCGAGATGCGGCGCATCCTCGGCGTGCTGCGCACCGAGGACCAGACCGCCGAGCTCGCGCCGCAGCGCGGGATCGACGATGTTCCGGCGCTCGTCGAGACCATCCGTCGCGCCGGTGCCGCGGTGTCGCTGAGCCAGGCGGTCAGCGACGAGGTGTCGGCGGCGACGCAGCTCGCCACGTACCGGATCACACAGGAGGCGCTGAGCAACGCCGTCCGGCACGCCCCCGGGTCGCCGATCTCGGTATCGTTGATGGCGGATGACACGGACGTGACCGTCACGATCCGCAACGAGTACGACGGCGAACCGGCCGGCAGTCCCGGTGGCCATGGGTTACGGGGCATGACAGAGCGCGCGACACTGCTGGGTGGCACCGTGACCGCTGGCCCGGATGCCGCGGGCTTCTGGATCGTGACGGCGCGGATGCCGCGGCATCCGATCACGCCGGCCACGGAAGGACCGCAGTGA
- a CDS encoding response regulator gives MTIEVLIADDQAMVRAGFAALLDAHEGITVTGQAADGLEAVSLAARLDPDVILMDVRMPQLDGIEATRRILGPSYPAAKVPRILMLTTFDIDDYVYDALQAGASGFLLKDALPDELVHAVRVIAAGDALLSPSVTRRLIAQFAAQKPRATASAHLLADLTDREREVLVLIGQGRSNGEIASALFIAEQTVKTHVGKVLAKVGARDRVQAVIFAYDTGLVEPA, from the coding sequence GTGACGATAGAAGTCCTCATCGCCGATGACCAGGCGATGGTGCGCGCGGGCTTCGCGGCGCTCCTGGATGCCCACGAGGGCATCACCGTGACAGGGCAGGCGGCCGACGGACTGGAGGCGGTCTCGCTCGCCGCGCGACTCGACCCGGACGTGATCCTGATGGACGTGCGGATGCCGCAGCTCGACGGCATCGAGGCCACTCGCCGCATCCTGGGCCCCTCGTACCCCGCTGCCAAGGTGCCGCGCATCCTCATGCTCACCACGTTCGACATCGACGACTACGTGTACGACGCGCTCCAGGCGGGTGCGAGCGGCTTCCTTCTCAAGGACGCCCTTCCCGACGAACTCGTGCACGCCGTGCGCGTGATCGCCGCGGGAGACGCGCTGCTGTCGCCGAGCGTCACACGCCGCCTGATCGCGCAGTTCGCCGCGCAGAAGCCGCGCGCCACGGCATCCGCGCATCTGCTCGCCGATCTCACCGACCGCGAGCGAGAGGTGCTGGTCCTCATCGGGCAGGGCCGCTCGAACGGCGAGATCGCGAGTGCGCTGTTCATCGCGGAACAGACCGTGAAGACGCACGTCGGCAAGGTGCTCGCGAAGGTCGGCGCGCGCGACCGCGTGCAGGCCGTGATCTTCGCGTACGACACCGGCCTCGTCGAACCCGCCTGA
- a CDS encoding MFS transporter, translated as MSVPAAASIWDRERIWVTAGAIALIFLGAIEALAVTTVMPVVSAALDGQALYAVAFAGTLATSVIGMVACGAWSDARGPRGALYAAVSLFIAGLLISGFAFTMEQFLIGRLVQGLGAGGQTVALYVVVARLYPPHLHGRIFAAFAAAWVVPAMIGPFLAGAVAEFLDWRWAFLGVAVLTAIAFLMIAVRLRALDLGGGDSAGIAGLGRRLLLAVVVAVAAVAVGLSADAPPALGWPLALIALVIIGFSVVPLLPKGTLRSARGLPSVVLVRGLVAGAFFAAEAYIPYLLMAEFGFTPTWAGIALMLAAFAWAGGSALQGRYGEKLGNRRIALVSLALILFALVSVLITALTGASPVIIVIGWGFAGGGMGLLYPRLTVLTLAYSAPGNAGFNSSALSISDATGSAVAVALAGLGVATLGGGAEAFPLVFAFAIGVMLLAMLPGLRLGHGAEPG; from the coding sequence ATGAGCGTCCCGGCCGCTGCGTCGATCTGGGACCGAGAACGCATCTGGGTCACGGCTGGCGCGATCGCCCTGATCTTCCTCGGCGCGATCGAAGCCCTCGCGGTCACCACGGTGATGCCGGTCGTGAGCGCGGCCCTCGACGGACAGGCGCTGTACGCGGTCGCATTCGCGGGGACGCTTGCCACGAGTGTCATCGGCATGGTCGCATGCGGTGCGTGGTCGGATGCGCGCGGTCCGCGCGGTGCGCTGTACGCGGCGGTGTCGCTGTTCATCGCAGGGCTGCTGATCTCGGGCTTCGCGTTCACGATGGAGCAGTTCCTCATCGGCCGGCTCGTGCAGGGCCTCGGTGCAGGCGGGCAGACCGTGGCGCTGTACGTGGTCGTCGCGCGGCTCTATCCGCCGCACCTGCACGGGCGGATCTTCGCGGCCTTCGCCGCGGCCTGGGTCGTGCCCGCCATGATCGGACCGTTTCTCGCCGGAGCCGTCGCGGAATTCCTAGATTGGCGCTGGGCCTTCCTCGGCGTCGCTGTGCTCACGGCCATCGCCTTCCTGATGATCGCCGTGCGCCTGCGTGCCCTCGACCTCGGCGGTGGCGACAGCGCTGGCATCGCGGGACTCGGCAGGCGCCTGCTGCTGGCCGTCGTTGTCGCGGTCGCAGCCGTCGCGGTCGGGCTGTCCGCCGACGCTCCGCCGGCGCTCGGCTGGCCACTGGCCCTGATCGCGCTGGTGATCATCGGCTTCTCGGTCGTGCCGCTCCTGCCGAAGGGAACGCTCCGGTCGGCGCGCGGCCTGCCGAGCGTGGTGCTCGTGCGCGGGCTCGTCGCCGGCGCGTTCTTCGCCGCCGAGGCGTACATCCCCTACCTGCTCATGGCGGAGTTCGGCTTCACCCCGACATGGGCGGGAATCGCGCTGATGCTCGCGGCCTTCGCGTGGGCAGGAGGATCCGCCCTCCAGGGGAGGTACGGCGAGAAGCTGGGCAACCGGCGCATCGCGCTCGTCAGCCTCGCACTCATCCTCTTCGCGCTCGTCAGCGTGCTCATCACGGCGCTCACCGGCGCGAGCCCCGTCATCATCGTGATCGGCTGGGGCTTCGCCGGCGGCGGCATGGGTCTGCTGTACCCGCGGCTCACGGTCCTGACGCTGGCGTACTCGGCACCGGGCAACGCCGGGTTCAACTCGTCGGCGCTGTCGATCTCGGATGCCACCGGCTCAGCGGTCGCGGTCGCCCTGGCAGGGCTGGGCGTTGCGACCCTGGGCGGCGGTGCGGAGGCGTTTCCGCTCGTGTTCGCCTTCGCGATCGGCGTGATGCTGCTCGCGATGCTGCCGGGACTCCGGCTCGGCCACGGCGCAGAGCCCGGCTGA
- a CDS encoding MalY/PatB family protein, which yields MSTPVRALALEQLRERTSEKWREYPADVLPLFVAETDFPLAPAITRALERAVRTGDTGYVASRTPLAAAYAEFAERRFGWAPDPARMRSTADVSMGIVEILRRVTSPGERVIVMPPVYPPFYELVEEAGAVVERVPLCDTGTAWEIDLDGIRSALEDGARAILLCSPHNPTGTVHSAASLAALAELATAHDAAVVSDEIHAPLAQPDAGFTPFLAVSDAAREIGYAVVSASKAFNLAGLKCALMATASDGPTRVVKSLPIEVEWRTGQFGMLAAVAAFSEESDEWLDGLLATLDENRRLVADLLAEHLPDARYRMPDAGYLAWIDLTGLGWGANPSKRILREAKVALHFGPAFGAEGAGHVRLNFGTSPEIIAEAIARIGALQAREPHDA from the coding sequence GTGAGCACGCCGGTTCGCGCGCTCGCGCTCGAGCAGCTCCGCGAGCGCACCAGCGAGAAGTGGCGGGAGTACCCCGCAGACGTCCTGCCGCTGTTCGTCGCCGAGACCGACTTCCCGCTCGCCCCGGCGATCACGCGTGCGCTCGAGCGCGCCGTGCGCACCGGCGACACCGGCTACGTCGCCTCCCGCACGCCGCTCGCCGCAGCCTATGCGGAGTTCGCAGAGCGCCGGTTCGGCTGGGCGCCCGATCCCGCACGAATGCGCTCGACGGCCGACGTCAGCATGGGCATCGTGGAGATCCTGCGCCGCGTGACCTCACCGGGCGAACGCGTCATCGTGATGCCGCCCGTCTACCCGCCTTTCTACGAACTCGTCGAAGAAGCCGGCGCGGTCGTCGAGCGCGTGCCGCTGTGCGACACCGGGACGGCCTGGGAGATCGATCTCGACGGCATCCGCTCGGCCCTCGAAGACGGTGCACGGGCCATCCTGCTCTGCAGCCCGCACAATCCGACCGGCACCGTGCATTCGGCAGCCTCCCTCGCGGCACTCGCCGAACTCGCCACCGCTCACGATGCGGCGGTCGTCTCCGACGAGATCCACGCGCCTCTGGCGCAGCCGGACGCGGGGTTCACGCCATTCCTCGCGGTGTCGGATGCCGCGCGCGAGATCGGCTACGCCGTGGTCAGCGCGAGCAAGGCGTTCAATCTCGCGGGGCTCAAGTGCGCGCTCATGGCCACGGCATCCGACGGCCCGACGCGTGTCGTGAAGTCTCTGCCGATCGAGGTCGAGTGGCGCACGGGGCAGTTCGGCATGCTCGCGGCCGTCGCGGCGTTCTCGGAGGAGAGCGACGAATGGCTGGACGGCCTGCTCGCGACGCTGGACGAGAACCGTCGCCTCGTCGCCGACCTGCTCGCAGAGCATCTCCCCGACGCCCGCTATCGGATGCCGGACGCCGGCTATCTCGCCTGGATCGATCTCACCGGCCTCGGCTGGGGTGCGAATCCCTCCAAGCGGATCCTCCGTGAGGCCAAGGTCGCGCTGCACTTCGGACCCGCCTTCGGGGCCGAGGGAGCCGGTCACGTGCGGCTGAACTTCGGCACGAGCCCGGAGATCATCGCCGAGGCCATCGCCCGCATCGGCGCACTGCAGGCGCGCGAGCCGCACGACGCATGA
- a CDS encoding metal-sulfur cluster assembly factor has product MTATLAPEKFDEVTEALKDVMDPELGINVVDLGLIYDLAWDDENDALVIHMTLTSAGCPLTDVLEEQTAQALDAVVDRFRINWVWMPPWGPERITDDGRDMMRALGFAI; this is encoded by the coding sequence ATGACCGCGACTCTTGCCCCTGAGAAGTTCGACGAGGTCACCGAAGCTCTCAAGGACGTGATGGATCCCGAGCTCGGGATCAACGTCGTCGACCTCGGACTCATCTACGACCTCGCCTGGGACGACGAGAACGACGCCCTGGTGATCCACATGACGCTCACCAGCGCCGGCTGCCCGCTCACGGACGTGCTCGAAGAGCAGACCGCGCAGGCGCTGGATGCCGTCGTCGACCGGTTCCGCATCAACTGGGTGTGGATGCCGCCGTGGGGCCCCGAGCGGATCACCGACGACGGGCGTGACATGATGCGCGCCCTCGGCTTCGCCATCTAG